A window of the Chloroflexus sp. Y-396-1 genome harbors these coding sequences:
- a CDS encoding PleD family two-component system response regulator gives MPTILVVDDSRLVTDIVKMRLEMYGYTVRLAHSGEEALAIIAAEPPDLLVLDVQMPGIDGYEVCRRIRENPALDDLRIIMLTSSDDKRAAFEAGVDDYLNKDIDLLNLPNRVRLVLEME, from the coding sequence ATGCCAACAATTCTAGTCGTCGATGATAGTCGTCTCGTTACCGACATCGTGAAGATGCGGCTGGAGATGTACGGCTATACAGTTCGCCTGGCTCATAGCGGTGAAGAGGCGCTTGCCATCATCGCTGCTGAACCACCCGATTTGCTGGTGCTTGATGTGCAGATGCCCGGTATCGATGGCTATGAGGTATGTCGTCGAATTCGCGAAAATCCGGCCCTAGACGATCTGCGAATTATTATGTTAACCTCTTCTGATGATAAGCGTGCCGCCTTTGAGGCCGGAGTTGATGATTATCTCAACAAAGACATCGATCTGCTCAATCTACCCAATCGGGTACGCTTAGTGTTAGAGATGGAATAG
- the rplS gene encoding 50S ribosomal protein L19 — protein sequence MSQQLLEELGRRQYRTDIPDFRVGDTVRVGVKVVEGNRERVQDFEGVVIRRRGEGINENFTVRRIASHGIGVERTFPLHAPRIDYIKVIRRGKVRRAKLYYLRGLAGKAARIRERRETT from the coding sequence GTGTCGCAACAACTGCTAGAAGAGTTGGGCCGGCGCCAATACCGCACCGACATTCCCGATTTTCGCGTCGGTGACACGGTGCGCGTCGGTGTAAAAGTCGTCGAAGGAAACCGCGAACGAGTTCAGGACTTTGAAGGGGTCGTTATTCGCCGACGCGGCGAGGGGATCAACGAGAACTTTACGGTGCGACGGATCGCATCACACGGCATTGGTGTTGAGCGTACTTTCCCGTTGCACGCTCCGCGAATTGATTACATCAAAGTCATTCGGCGGGGGAAGGTGCGCCGGGCCAAGCTTTACTACCTGCGTGGTCTCGCCGGTAAGGCAGCGCGCATTCGAGAGCGCCGAGAGACGACGTAA
- a CDS encoding CheR family methyltransferase, protein MTLSSEMLIPLRDLLARYCGVVLDDARLLTLRSAVERRAAACGRPPARYLADLVLATDRSELQQLAELLLNHETIFFRNRPHMDALRKTILPALHAKLPPGAPIKIWSAGCATGEEPYSIAITVLEALGEPLPRPVTILATDLSTAALAKAQSGVYRGRTLTNLSPLQRVRFFTPHENGLAVHERVRQLVTFMQHNLLEPFPALAYGTHILFCQNVTIYFSIDTCRALMARFYDVLAEGGILCLGFSETLWNIFDRLTPIAVDGAFLYRKDPPTSPAVPGSPVLRKRSRTHPSRSRSSSMGERPVTLFTDETVVHEGRRLIERGQLDAALDLFARVPLAGRYAPVVLSLAAQAHANRGDLDLALAEARRALELNPLLTEAYLLLGLIYERQQQPTLAIQHLEKARYLSNDNPLVAFHLAECYRQTNRTTDAIREYRNAERLLAQVPPDYLLEGVAAHWLVESCRRWIARLEGDR, encoded by the coding sequence ATGACACTGTCATCGGAGATGCTGATCCCTCTTCGCGATCTGCTGGCACGCTATTGCGGGGTCGTGCTCGACGATGCGCGTTTGCTGACCTTGCGTAGTGCAGTTGAGCGGCGGGCTGCTGCCTGTGGCCGGCCTCCGGCGCGTTACCTAGCCGATTTAGTTTTGGCGACCGACCGTTCCGAGTTGCAGCAACTGGCCGAGTTGTTGCTGAATCACGAGACGATCTTTTTTCGCAATCGCCCCCATATGGATGCATTGCGCAAGACCATCCTGCCCGCTCTTCATGCGAAATTGCCACCAGGGGCGCCGATTAAAATCTGGAGTGCTGGCTGTGCTACCGGCGAAGAGCCGTATTCAATCGCCATTACCGTGTTAGAGGCACTCGGTGAACCGCTGCCTCGTCCGGTCACGATTCTTGCTACCGATCTGAGTACTGCTGCCTTGGCCAAAGCGCAAAGTGGGGTGTATCGTGGACGCACGTTAACGAATCTGTCTCCCTTACAGCGGGTACGTTTCTTTACACCCCACGAGAATGGTCTGGCCGTTCACGAACGGGTACGTCAACTCGTGACCTTTATGCAGCATAACTTGCTTGAACCCTTTCCGGCCCTTGCCTACGGTACCCATATTCTCTTTTGCCAGAACGTGACCATCTACTTTTCCATCGATACTTGCCGTGCGCTGATGGCACGCTTCTACGATGTGCTGGCCGAGGGCGGTATTCTCTGTCTCGGCTTTTCAGAAACGCTGTGGAATATTTTTGACCGACTAACCCCGATCGCCGTCGATGGAGCGTTTCTCTACCGCAAAGACCCGCCAACATCGCCTGCGGTACCTGGCTCACCGGTGCTGCGCAAGCGATCACGAACCCATCCATCACGTTCACGCTCTTCTAGCATGGGTGAAAGGCCAGTGACGCTATTTACCGATGAAACGGTTGTCCACGAAGGTCGCCGTCTGATCGAACGTGGTCAACTCGATGCAGCGTTAGACCTCTTCGCACGTGTACCACTGGCCGGTCGGTACGCGCCGGTCGTGTTGTCACTTGCAGCCCAGGCCCACGCCAACCGCGGCGATCTCGATCTGGCATTGGCCGAGGCTCGCCGTGCGCTAGAGCTAAACCCATTACTGACCGAAGCCTACCTCTTGTTAGGGCTGATCTATGAACGACAACAGCAGCCAACGCTGGCGATTCAACATCTGGAAAAGGCACGTTATCTCAGCAATGACAATCCACTGGTTGCATTCCATCTGGCCGAATGTTACCGTCAAACCAATCGGACAACTGATGCTATTCGTGAATATCGCAACGCAGAACGCTTGTTGGCGCAGGTACCACCCGATTACCTGCTCGAAGGAGTTGCTGCCCACTGGCTGGTAGAGAGTTGTCGGCGTTGGATCGCTCGGCTTGAAGGAGATCGTTAG
- the pth gene encoding aminoacyl-tRNA hydrolase, with product MWLIVGLGNPGERYARTRHNIGFRSVETLAERHGLTFRQQRANSQLAEGIIHGQRVVLVKPQTYMNLSGQAVSALRNWYKIDPARELLVIYDDLDLPFARVRIRERGSAGTHNGMRSIVAQLGTTEFPRLRIGIGQPPGKMDAADYVLSRFTPEEEAVLPDVLARVADAVEVVLRDGLITAMNRYNPL from the coding sequence ATGTGGCTTATTGTTGGCCTTGGTAATCCAGGTGAACGTTATGCACGAACCCGTCACAATATCGGTTTTCGCAGTGTCGAAACGCTGGCCGAGCGCCACGGTTTAACATTTCGTCAGCAGCGGGCCAACAGTCAGCTTGCCGAAGGGATTATTCATGGGCAGCGGGTCGTCTTGGTAAAACCACAGACCTATATGAACCTCAGTGGACAGGCGGTGTCGGCACTGCGCAACTGGTACAAAATTGATCCGGCGCGTGAGTTACTCGTTATCTACGATGATCTTGATCTGCCATTCGCCCGAGTCCGCATCCGCGAGCGGGGCAGCGCCGGAACCCATAATGGGATGCGTTCAATTGTTGCTCAATTAGGAACAACCGAATTTCCGCGACTGCGGATTGGTATCGGCCAGCCGCCAGGGAAGATGGATGCAGCCGATTACGTGTTGAGCCGCTTTACACCGGAAGAAGAAGCAGTTCTGCCCGATGTGCTCGCACGAGTGGCCGATGCCGTTGAAGTGGTCTTACGTGACGGCCTGATCACGGCAATGAATCGATACAATCCCTTGTAG
- a CDS encoding iron-containing alcohol dehydrogenase, protein MQDFFEFSLGARVLYQIGLAGELGQVISSALPQRRAFIVADKGVVQARLLDPIQAGLAPIEVVGIFDDVPANSSVAKVTEGAERARAADADLIIAVGGGSPIDTAKGIRILLTLGGSIPDYEGYNVIETPLTPLVAVPTTAGTGSEVTPIAVILDEEGQRKISIVSRYITPTLAILDPMMTRTLPPRLTAATGMDALSHAIETYVSTENNPLSDSLALAAIDMIATHLRDAVHDGNNIEARSQLLIAATMAGIACGNSLFGVVHALSHAVGGKFPVHHGTANAIFLPPGMRFNSEVVPDRYVRIARAMGVNVGGRSNAEVIADGIAAVRTLTADCGLPTRLREVGVPREALPELAELAAVEPAIFNNPRPATAAELLAMLEEVW, encoded by the coding sequence ATGCAAGACTTTTTTGAATTCAGCCTTGGTGCAAGAGTATTGTACCAGATTGGGCTGGCCGGTGAACTGGGTCAGGTAATCAGCAGTGCGCTCCCGCAACGTCGAGCCTTCATCGTTGCCGATAAAGGTGTTGTGCAGGCAAGATTACTCGATCCGATTCAGGCTGGCCTGGCTCCCATCGAGGTCGTTGGGATTTTTGACGATGTGCCGGCCAATTCTTCTGTCGCAAAGGTCACTGAGGGCGCCGAACGGGCACGGGCCGCTGACGCTGATCTGATTATTGCAGTGGGTGGTGGTAGTCCTATCGATACTGCTAAAGGGATTCGCATATTACTCACCCTCGGTGGATCAATTCCTGATTATGAAGGGTATAACGTGATTGAAACGCCACTAACACCACTGGTGGCAGTCCCAACAACTGCCGGTACCGGTAGTGAAGTAACGCCAATTGCCGTCATCCTCGATGAAGAGGGTCAGCGAAAAATAAGTATTGTCAGTCGCTACATCACACCCACGCTGGCCATCCTCGATCCGATGATGACCCGCACCTTACCCCCGCGCCTGACAGCGGCCACCGGTATGGATGCTCTCTCACACGCGATTGAAACGTATGTCTCGACCGAGAACAACCCCTTGAGCGATAGCCTGGCCCTGGCTGCTATCGATATGATTGCTACTCATTTGCGAGATGCTGTTCACGATGGCAATAACATTGAGGCGCGTAGCCAATTGTTGATTGCAGCCACGATGGCCGGTATTGCCTGTGGCAATAGTCTCTTCGGTGTGGTGCACGCACTGTCGCACGCCGTCGGCGGAAAGTTCCCCGTTCACCACGGCACAGCCAATGCGATCTTCTTACCGCCGGGGATGCGTTTCAATAGCGAAGTCGTACCCGACCGCTATGTCCGCATTGCCAGAGCTATGGGGGTCAATGTTGGTGGCCGCAGCAACGCTGAAGTGATTGCCGATGGTATTGCAGCCGTGCGGACGCTGACGGCAGATTGTGGTCTGCCAACAAGACTGCGTGAGGTGGGCGTACCACGTGAAGCGCTTCCTGAACTGGCAGAATTGGCCGCCGTCGAACCGGCAATTTTCAACAATCCACGACCGGCAACCGCCGCAGAATTGCTGGCAATGCTCGAAGAGGTATGGTGA
- the msrA gene encoding peptide-methionine (S)-S-oxide reductase MsrA — protein MPLETATLAGGCFWCLEAVYDQVIGVKDVVSGYTGGHVANPTYERVCSGKTGHAEAVQITFDPEQISYRELLEIFFSIHDPTTLNRQGADVGTQYRSAIFYHSEEQRQIAEQLVRELTEQKVFRDPIVTEIVPATTFYPAEDYHQEYFARNPYQPYCQFVVAPKVAKFQKLFAHRVVRANGNISQT, from the coding sequence ATGCCTCTCGAAACGGCTACCTTGGCCGGTGGATGTTTTTGGTGTCTGGAAGCAGTATACGATCAGGTCATTGGTGTAAAAGATGTCGTGTCAGGCTACACCGGCGGACATGTCGCCAACCCGACCTATGAACGGGTTTGCAGTGGCAAGACCGGTCATGCTGAAGCAGTACAGATCACGTTTGATCCGGAACAGATTAGCTATCGTGAGCTGCTCGAAATTTTCTTCAGCATTCACGACCCGACGACGCTGAATCGGCAGGGAGCTGATGTAGGAACTCAGTATCGTTCGGCCATTTTTTATCACTCTGAAGAGCAGCGTCAAATCGCTGAGCAACTGGTACGTGAACTAACCGAACAGAAAGTTTTCCGCGATCCAATAGTGACCGAGATTGTACCGGCCACGACGTTCTATCCTGCCGAAGACTACCATCAGGAATACTTTGCCCGCAATCCCTATCAGCCCTATTGTCAGTTTGTGGTAGCGCCAAAGGTAGCAAAATTTCAAAAACTGTTCGCGCATCGGGTAGTACGGGCAAACGGTAACATTTCTCAGACGTGA
- a CDS encoding chemotaxis protein CheW, which translates to MMSLTAQSPTTSYLTVRLASEYYALPGTSVREIMRWRTPTPVPGAPPVIPGLINQRGQILTVIDARLLLGLAAAPPGRATRLIWIQHNAIDAALLVDAVIDLITITSEQLTSPPVNLAGSAQRVIQAVYQPDNDLPIAILDPSALLILVQEAL; encoded by the coding sequence ATGATGTCGTTAACAGCTCAATCACCAACGACCAGCTATCTTACTGTGCGTTTAGCGTCAGAATACTACGCGCTGCCCGGCACATCAGTTCGTGAGATTATGCGCTGGCGAACGCCGACACCTGTCCCTGGCGCACCCCCGGTTATTCCTGGTCTGATTAATCAGCGTGGTCAGATTCTGACCGTGATCGATGCCCGACTGCTTCTCGGTTTAGCGGCTGCGCCTCCCGGTCGGGCAACTCGTCTGATCTGGATTCAGCATAATGCCATCGATGCGGCATTGCTGGTTGATGCGGTGATCGATTTGATCACTATCACCTCTGAGCAGCTCACTTCGCCGCCGGTCAATCTCGCCGGATCGGCTCAGCGAGTGATTCAGGCCGTGTACCAACCCGATAATGATCTGCCGATAGCAATTCTCGATCCGTCAGCCTTATTGATCCTGGTGCAGGAGGCATTGTGA
- a CDS encoding methyl-accepting chemotaxis protein, which translates to MNVRTATFSPTELLALRENRSLLQWLVVTGAIAQVIFWIIGLGFWFSNNTLLPSFVLASLITLIGLMLYGLAIWSFRRGRTIAGRRWLFLAMTTGAVLVILLFGGVDGARVSVMLVAVVSAGLLGSGSDTLLVSVTNLVTYFALLLAEQYAGLQPFHAGNLFIDSSFLLIAVVSISTLAWLSSRDLSRALAESQARAEELLRNTEQLMERNIQQVELGSELAAAAAELQANSQQQAGGASEQASAVSEVSTTIEELGSTARQIAQAAEHVSEAAQQTLEQLSSGQSAVDESIQAMERIRQRVQDISTRVLGLGERSQQIGEIIDLIDDISDETHLLALNAAIEAAGAGEYGRRFAVVAAEVKSLANRTLAAAKEVKGVIAEIRQATSAAVLAAEEGSKEVERGVELAHRAGQVMDNIVMVAERTAQAAAEIGLATAQQQSASEQVVETMREIAEVARQSALSARHMAESAAKLNAIAARLHGLAQSDHRQ; encoded by the coding sequence ATGAATGTGCGAACCGCCACCTTCTCTCCGACCGAGTTGTTAGCGCTGCGCGAGAATCGTTCTCTCTTGCAGTGGTTAGTTGTAACCGGTGCTATTGCTCAGGTGATATTTTGGATCATAGGTCTAGGCTTTTGGTTTTCCAACAACACACTCTTGCCCTCGTTTGTGCTTGCCAGTCTGATAACGCTGATCGGACTGATGCTATACGGCCTGGCAATCTGGTCGTTTAGGCGCGGACGAACGATTGCCGGGCGCCGCTGGCTGTTTCTAGCCATGACAACCGGAGCCGTTCTGGTGATATTGCTGTTTGGTGGTGTCGATGGCGCACGGGTGAGTGTCATGCTTGTAGCGGTCGTCAGCGCCGGTTTGCTCGGCAGTGGCAGTGATACCTTGCTGGTTAGTGTTACCAATCTCGTGACATATTTCGCACTCCTGCTAGCCGAACAGTATGCCGGCTTACAACCGTTTCATGCCGGAAATCTCTTCATTGACAGCAGCTTTTTGCTCATCGCAGTTGTTTCGATCAGTACCCTGGCTTGGTTGAGCAGTCGTGATCTCAGTCGCGCACTTGCCGAATCGCAGGCACGCGCCGAAGAATTGCTGCGCAATACCGAACAACTGATGGAGCGAAACATTCAGCAGGTCGAGTTGGGTAGTGAATTGGCGGCTGCCGCTGCCGAACTACAGGCCAATTCGCAGCAACAGGCTGGTGGCGCCAGTGAGCAGGCCAGTGCCGTTTCCGAAGTTTCGACGACGATTGAAGAGCTGGGCAGTACAGCCCGCCAGATTGCCCAAGCGGCAGAACACGTTTCGGAAGCAGCACAGCAGACGCTGGAACAACTCAGTAGTGGGCAGAGCGCCGTTGATGAAAGTATTCAGGCCATGGAACGCATTCGGCAGCGGGTGCAAGACATCTCAACCCGTGTGCTCGGTCTGGGCGAACGTTCTCAACAGATTGGTGAGATTATTGACCTGATTGACGATATTTCCGACGAAACCCACTTGCTTGCTCTCAATGCAGCTATCGAAGCTGCTGGCGCCGGCGAATATGGGCGTCGGTTTGCCGTTGTTGCAGCCGAGGTGAAGAGCTTAGCCAATCGCACGCTGGCTGCCGCAAAAGAAGTGAAAGGGGTAATTGCCGAAATTCGGCAGGCAACCAGTGCCGCAGTGTTGGCTGCTGAAGAGGGCAGCAAAGAGGTTGAACGTGGCGTCGAATTGGCCCATCGCGCCGGTCAGGTTATGGACAATATTGTGATGGTTGCCGAGCGGACAGCGCAGGCCGCCGCTGAGATTGGTCTGGCAACTGCTCAACAGCAGAGCGCTAGTGAGCAGGTGGTCGAGACAATGCGTGAGATCGCTGAAGTTGCCCGTCAATCGGCGCTGAGCGCTCGGCATATGGCCGAGTCGGCAGCAAAATTGAATGCGATTGCTGCTCGCCTACACGGATTGGCTCAATCGGATCATCGGCAGTGA
- the cheB gene encoding chemotaxis-specific protein-glutamate methyltransferase CheB — MTNPLRVLVVDDSALVRRLLRQMLESDPSIRVVGEAADGKTAIALTAELRPDVITLDVRMPVLDGVETTRQIMAYHPTPILVLSAAVSGQDATTSFEALAAGALEVMEKPSLSNPDELDHLRRMLIKRVKLIARIKVVTHLRGRRHPPPALYGSPDDTPHHVRTTRVAPGQFPVVVIGASTGGPKVVRQLLAGLPSTFAAAVIVVQHIAQGFSVGMAEWLAGASAIPLALATEGMPLRPGHAVLAPDRSDLLINPDGTIHLSTSPLLLQRPSIDIAMMAVAELYGASAVGVLLTGMGRDGAVGMRAIRRAGGLTIAQDEASCTIFGMPRAAIELGAAEMVLSPEEILVVLCERFARPASML; from the coding sequence ATGACCAACCCTCTACGGGTCTTAGTTGTTGATGATTCTGCGTTAGTGCGCCGTTTGCTGCGGCAAATGCTCGAAAGTGACCCGTCGATCCGGGTCGTCGGAGAAGCTGCAGATGGCAAAACGGCCATTGCGCTAACTGCCGAGTTGCGCCCCGATGTCATCACGCTCGACGTCCGCATGCCGGTACTGGACGGTGTGGAAACGACCCGCCAGATTATGGCTTATCATCCGACCCCTATTTTGGTGTTGTCGGCAGCCGTAAGTGGTCAGGACGCTACAACATCATTTGAGGCGCTGGCGGCTGGTGCACTTGAGGTGATGGAAAAGCCTAGCCTGAGCAATCCCGACGAACTTGATCATTTGCGCCGTATGCTCATTAAGCGGGTTAAGTTGATTGCCCGGATTAAGGTTGTGACCCATTTACGCGGGCGGCGTCATCCACCTCCGGCATTATACGGTTCTCCTGACGATACCCCTCATCACGTTCGTACAACACGGGTTGCCCCTGGGCAATTCCCGGTGGTCGTGATCGGGGCTTCAACCGGTGGTCCAAAGGTTGTTCGCCAGTTGTTGGCCGGGCTACCATCAACGTTTGCCGCAGCAGTCATTGTGGTGCAACATATTGCGCAGGGCTTCAGTGTTGGTATGGCCGAATGGTTGGCCGGGGCAAGCGCCATTCCGCTCGCGCTGGCTACTGAGGGGATGCCATTACGCCCCGGCCATGCAGTACTAGCTCCCGATCGATCCGATTTATTGATCAATCCCGATGGCACGATTCATTTGAGTACGTCACCGTTGTTGTTACAACGCCCTTCTATCGATATTGCGATGATGGCAGTGGCTGAACTCTACGGCGCCAGTGCGGTAGGGGTGCTGTTAACCGGTATGGGACGTGATGGCGCAGTTGGCATGCGTGCCATTCGACGGGCAGGTGGACTGACAATTGCCCAGGATGAGGCCAGTTGCACGATTTTTGGTATGCCTCGTGCAGCCATTGAGCTAGGGGCAGCCGAGATGGTCTTGTCGCCTGAAGAGATATTGGTGGTGTTGTGCGAGCGGTTTGCCAGACCTGCGAGTATGTTATGA
- a CDS encoding hybrid sensor histidine kinase/response regulator, translating into MDLTAFHTQFRDETSEHVRALNDALMALESQIDEAQRRAELDRAFRAVHTIKGSARMLGFEPIARLAHALEHVLDEVRQGKRIPERSLIDLLLRGGDLVMQLTSEVPHLSSATLARLPELLQALGDTPAPTASASPPLPPPAPAASSAAETPSAMPTDATPTSRTGRQTVRVRVDRLDRLFNLAGELNIGQQWLTELERELERLQKTVERQQRALLALERTLARLRFSPSQRQLLDAHLAELRDAQTTLTDHVQHQLDRLGRHLSHQNLLVKELEHEVMAVRLLPIATLFNGLPRLVRDLASATGKQVQLDIYGETTELDRKVLELIGDPLVHLVRNAIDHGLELPEERIAAGKSPVGLVRIGAEAAGNEIRIRIQDDGRGIDTARIRRRAVELGWLTAERAGQLDTQETLDLIFQPGFSTATTITEISGRGVGLDIVRANLLELGGQVRIDTVVGQGTTITLTIPLTLITSQIVLVQVAQQVVALPATAVQSIIWVQRDQVYFIDNQPAITYQQRATSLLPLAALLGLPAESPLQRHLRAPALILKVRQKRVALLVDDLIDEREAVVKPLGPLFARRPALSGAIQLGDGRLILLINPLYLVDSNAYRSLPPANATKTIPIATPPARLLVVDDSFTTRELLRSILQSAGYDVTVAIDGADALDRLRATTYDLVVSDIEMPRVDGFTLTTRIRNDLALVDLPVILITSLASEEHRRRGLEVGAQAYIVKSQFNQDSLLKVIQQLLGHEE; encoded by the coding sequence ATGGATTTGACCGCCTTTCATACTCAATTTCGTGATGAAACTAGCGAACACGTTCGTGCCTTGAACGATGCTCTGATGGCGCTCGAGTCGCAGATTGACGAGGCCCAACGACGCGCCGAGCTTGATCGTGCGTTTCGGGCAGTACATACGATTAAAGGCTCGGCCAGAATGTTGGGCTTTGAGCCAATTGCCCGTCTGGCCCATGCCTTAGAACATGTGCTAGATGAAGTGAGACAGGGCAAACGCATACCAGAACGGTCATTGATTGATCTCTTACTTCGTGGTGGCGATCTGGTGATGCAATTGACAAGCGAAGTTCCTCATCTATCGTCTGCAACACTCGCTCGGTTGCCCGAACTGCTGCAAGCTTTGGGTGATACGCCGGCCCCAACTGCTTCTGCTTCACCACCGCTGCCGCCACCAGCGCCAGCCGCATCCTCAGCCGCCGAAACCCCATCAGCGATGCCAACCGATGCCACCCCAACTTCACGCACCGGTCGGCAAACAGTGCGCGTGCGGGTCGACCGACTTGATCGACTGTTTAATCTGGCCGGTGAGCTGAACATCGGTCAGCAATGGCTTACCGAACTAGAACGAGAGTTAGAGCGGTTGCAAAAAACAGTTGAACGCCAGCAACGTGCTCTCCTGGCGCTCGAACGTACTCTGGCCCGTCTCCGTTTTTCACCGTCACAACGTCAGTTACTTGATGCTCATCTTGCCGAGTTACGCGATGCGCAAACCACGCTTACCGACCATGTCCAGCACCAGCTTGATCGGCTTGGTCGGCATCTTTCACATCAGAATTTATTGGTGAAAGAGCTGGAACACGAAGTAATGGCCGTGCGGCTGTTGCCGATAGCCACGCTCTTCAACGGTTTACCACGATTGGTACGTGATCTGGCGTCTGCCACCGGTAAGCAGGTTCAACTTGACATATACGGCGAAACGACAGAACTAGATCGTAAGGTGCTGGAGCTGATAGGTGACCCATTGGTGCATCTGGTACGCAATGCGATAGATCACGGTCTTGAGTTGCCAGAGGAGCGAATTGCGGCAGGGAAATCACCTGTCGGCTTAGTTCGGATCGGCGCCGAGGCCGCAGGGAATGAAATTCGCATCCGTATTCAGGATGATGGGCGAGGTATTGATACGGCCCGGATCCGTCGTCGTGCGGTTGAACTTGGTTGGTTGACTGCCGAGCGGGCTGGTCAGCTCGATACCCAGGAAACCCTCGATCTAATCTTTCAACCAGGCTTCTCGACGGCTACAACGATCACTGAAATCTCTGGTCGCGGCGTTGGTTTGGACATTGTCCGCGCCAATCTCCTCGAGTTAGGTGGTCAGGTACGGATCGATACCGTCGTTGGTCAAGGGACTACGATTACCCTGACAATTCCCCTCACCCTGATTACTAGTCAGATCGTGTTGGTACAGGTTGCGCAGCAAGTCGTGGCGCTACCGGCAACCGCAGTACAGAGCATTATTTGGGTTCAACGCGATCAAGTGTACTTCATCGATAACCAGCCTGCGATCACATATCAACAACGTGCAACCAGTCTTCTGCCTCTTGCTGCGCTCCTCGGTCTCCCTGCTGAGTCACCACTCCAGCGGCATCTACGAGCGCCGGCTCTCATTCTCAAGGTACGTCAGAAGCGGGTTGCGCTGTTAGTGGATGATTTGATCGACGAACGTGAGGCGGTGGTGAAACCACTGGGACCCTTGTTTGCGCGTCGCCCGGCTTTAAGCGGTGCAATACAATTGGGCGATGGTCGGTTGATATTGTTAATCAATCCGCTCTACCTCGTCGATAGCAACGCATATCGTTCACTTCCGCCGGCTAACGCAACGAAAACGATACCGATTGCCACCCCACCGGCGCGCTTGCTGGTTGTCGATGATTCATTTACCACCCGTGAGTTGTTACGGAGCATCCTCCAATCGGCTGGATACGATGTAACGGTAGCAATTGACGGAGCTGATGCTCTTGACAGGTTACGAGCAACGACCTACGATCTGGTAGTAAGCGATATCGAGATGCCTCGTGTCGATGGCTTTACCCTCACGACTCGCATCCGAAACGACCTGGCCCTCGTTGATCTACCGGTGATTTTAATAACCAGCCTCGCCTCAGAAGAACATCGTCGTCGTGGTCTGGAAGTAGGAGCGCAGGCCTACATCGTGAAGAGTCAGTTTAATCAAGATAGCTTGCTGAAGGTCATTCAGCAATTGCTTGGCCACGAGGAGTAA